From Gemmatimonadaceae bacterium, the proteins below share one genomic window:
- a CDS encoding DsbA family protein: protein MDAVLLVGGCTAAVLALWWQLESKLEGRRAARETLSTREFAEVYDGATELWAAAGQGGGGPSKGVRVVIFTDFQCPFCALLHKDLTRLHESDSLRGVAVSIRHAPASRRHPLAWRIALGAECASLNGRAKAYADSAFGWQLDIADHLDSLAGIGGRGDGVRWRSCLESERTRMRLQSDTLLARKYGVRGTPTMFVNGQRVTGAVPSDSLLRLLSTL from the coding sequence ATGGATGCGGTGCTTCTCGTCGGCGGCTGCACAGCCGCCGTGCTTGCGCTGTGGTGGCAACTCGAGTCCAAGCTGGAAGGTCGGCGCGCGGCGCGAGAGACCCTCTCCACAAGGGAGTTTGCGGAAGTCTATGATGGCGCAACTGAGCTCTGGGCTGCCGCAGGTCAAGGCGGTGGTGGCCCGTCGAAAGGCGTCCGCGTCGTCATCTTCACTGACTTCCAGTGCCCATTCTGCGCCCTGCTTCACAAGGACCTGACGCGGCTCCATGAGTCCGACTCACTTCGCGGTGTGGCGGTCTCCATTCGTCACGCTCCGGCTTCCCGCCGGCACCCGCTTGCCTGGCGCATCGCCCTTGGCGCGGAGTGTGCGTCGCTCAACGGACGAGCCAAGGCATATGCGGATTCTGCGTTCGGCTGGCAACTTGACATCGCCGATCATCTGGACTCGCTGGCAGGCATCGGCGGCCGGGGGGACGGCGTGAGGTGGCGCAGCTGTCTCGAGTCGGAGCGCACGCGCATGAGGCTGCAAAGCGATACACTCTTGGCGCGCAAGTACGGCGTCAGGGGAACTCCCACGATGTTCGTCAATGGCCAGCGCGTCACTGGCGCCGTGCCCTCCGACAGCCTCCTCCGGCTGCTGTCCACCCTCTAG
- a CDS encoding class I SAM-dependent RNA methyltransferase produces the protein MPRGHRSRRPSSRAKGQSATRELPAAPPQLLTLEIESVAAGGDGVARHEGLVVFTPRVAPGDRVRAEVQVTGRVGRGRVLELVEAGPDRVPPGCAHFEAPDRCGGCQWQQVSLEAQREAKRRMLRDAFQRIAKREIALPPIHAGEGWRYRRSLTLALRRSTGGLAGGASEWRAGLRAFDDPEAVFALDDCLITAPEVLAAWRHVLAASEHLPDESRLRGTVRVIGERAHFVLEGGHAWDALPEFLDALPDLSAVWWQAEGKRRQLVADRRPAGEPGASFAQVNPEMANRLHAAVVARAMAQTPRRVVDAFSGTGDTACAIAERGVSVVAIEMDEEATRYAAERLPNGSRAVAARVEDVLASHLPADVVILNPPRSGVDAKVTSLLAAASPAPKAIIYVSCDPATLARDVARLPGWRVHEIECFDLFPQTAHLETLCELRPEPAP, from the coding sequence ATGCCTCGCGGGCATCGGAGCAGGAGGCCGTCGTCGCGTGCCAAGGGGCAGTCGGCGACGCGCGAGCTGCCCGCAGCTCCGCCACAACTGCTGACGCTGGAGATCGAGTCCGTGGCCGCCGGTGGCGACGGCGTCGCGCGGCACGAGGGGCTGGTGGTCTTCACTCCGCGTGTCGCACCGGGAGACCGCGTGCGCGCCGAGGTGCAGGTCACGGGCCGTGTGGGGCGTGGTCGCGTGCTCGAGCTGGTAGAGGCGGGACCGGATCGCGTGCCGCCGGGGTGTGCGCACTTCGAGGCGCCGGACCGTTGCGGCGGCTGCCAGTGGCAGCAGGTCTCGCTCGAGGCTCAGCGCGAGGCGAAGCGCAGGATGCTGCGTGACGCGTTCCAGCGCATCGCGAAGCGGGAGATCGCGTTGCCGCCGATTCACGCGGGCGAGGGTTGGCGGTATCGTCGATCGCTCACGCTGGCGTTGCGTCGCAGCACCGGCGGCCTTGCTGGCGGCGCGAGCGAGTGGCGCGCCGGACTCCGCGCCTTCGACGATCCAGAGGCGGTATTCGCCCTGGACGACTGCCTGATCACCGCGCCTGAGGTATTGGCCGCCTGGCGTCACGTGCTCGCGGCATCCGAACACCTGCCTGACGAGTCGCGCCTGCGCGGGACAGTCCGCGTGATCGGCGAGCGCGCGCATTTCGTGCTCGAGGGCGGACACGCGTGGGACGCCTTGCCCGAGTTCCTCGACGCGCTGCCGGATCTGTCCGCGGTTTGGTGGCAGGCCGAGGGCAAGCGACGCCAACTCGTCGCCGACCGACGTCCAGCGGGCGAACCCGGCGCCAGCTTCGCGCAGGTGAATCCGGAGATGGCCAATCGCTTGCACGCAGCCGTCGTGGCGCGCGCGATGGCGCAGACGCCGCGCAGGGTCGTGGACGCCTTCAGCGGAACGGGCGACACGGCCTGCGCAATCGCCGAGCGAGGCGTCAGCGTCGTGGCCATCGAGATGGACGAGGAGGCCACGCGCTACGCGGCCGAGCGATTGCCGAACGGCTCACGCGCCGTCGCGGCGCGCGTGGAGGACGTGTTGGCGTCGCATCTGCCGGCTGATGTGGTGATCCTCAACCCGCCACGCAGTGGCGTGGATGCGAAGGTGACAAGTCTGCTCGCTGCGGCATCGCCCGCGCCGAAGGCCATCATCTATGTGAGCTGTGATCCCGCGACGCTGGCGCGCGACGTGGCGCGCCTGCCGGGCTGGCGAGTGCACGAGATCGAGTGTTTCGACCTGTTCCCGCAGACGGCGCACTTGGAGACGCTGTGCGAACTGCGACCGGAGCCGGCTCCGTAG
- a CDS encoding acetyl-CoA carboxylase biotin carboxylase subunit, whose product MIKKVLIANRGEIALRIVRACRELGIRSVAVYSDADGAAPHVRAADEAVHIGPAAASESYLRGDHLIEVAKQVGADAIHPGYGFLSEREWFAKAVREAGLIWIGPPAEAIAAMGSKTAARTLAISAGTPVVPGTTKALKDAAEAKKLAQQFGLPVLLKAAAGGGGKGMRVVRELTEIEGALGAAQRESKNAFGDDAVYIEKYIEGPRHVEIQVLADMHGNCISLGERECSIQRRHQKMIEEAPSVAVSPALRKKMGDAAVAAAKAAGYVNAGTCEFLLDKNGDFYFLEMNTRIQVEHPVTELVMGIDLVQWQLRIAQGEKLPITETPEPQGWAIECRITSEDPANGFLPSTGRITHLQLPAGPGVRWDGGITTGSEVGLSYDPMLAKLIVHAPSRELAIARMERALRELVIFGVETSREFHLRMMADPDYRSGNVTIQWLEQKLPEILALRPSADSQRALAIAAALLAEADRGSKPQMGAPTTAGAAPQGGAGIPGPGGVPSTTRTAWTDLARREGLR is encoded by the coding sequence GTGATTAAGAAGGTCCTCATCGCCAACCGCGGCGAGATCGCGCTGCGAATCGTGCGCGCCTGCCGTGAACTCGGCATCCGCTCGGTGGCCGTGTACTCGGATGCCGATGGCGCTGCGCCACACGTGCGCGCCGCCGACGAGGCTGTCCACATCGGACCCGCTGCCGCGAGCGAGAGCTATCTGCGCGGCGACCATCTCATCGAAGTCGCCAAGCAGGTCGGTGCCGACGCCATCCACCCCGGCTACGGCTTTCTCTCCGAACGCGAGTGGTTCGCGAAGGCTGTGCGCGAAGCCGGCCTGATCTGGATCGGCCCGCCAGCGGAGGCCATTGCCGCGATGGGCTCCAAGACCGCGGCGCGCACGCTGGCAATCTCGGCCGGCACGCCGGTGGTGCCGGGCACCACCAAGGCACTCAAGGATGCCGCCGAGGCGAAGAAGCTCGCGCAGCAGTTCGGCTTGCCGGTGCTGCTCAAGGCCGCGGCCGGCGGTGGCGGCAAGGGCATGCGCGTGGTGCGCGAGCTCACGGAGATCGAAGGCGCACTTGGCGCCGCGCAGCGCGAGTCGAAGAACGCTTTTGGCGATGACGCGGTCTACATCGAGAAGTACATCGAAGGCCCACGGCACGTGGAGATCCAGGTGCTCGCCGACATGCACGGCAACTGCATCTCGTTGGGCGAGCGCGAATGCAGCATCCAGCGCCGGCACCAGAAGATGATCGAGGAGGCGCCGAGCGTTGCCGTGTCGCCCGCGCTGCGCAAGAAGATGGGCGACGCGGCTGTCGCCGCGGCGAAGGCCGCCGGCTACGTGAACGCCGGCACCTGCGAGTTTCTGCTCGACAAGAACGGGGATTTCTACTTCCTCGAGATGAACACGCGGATCCAGGTCGAGCATCCCGTGACCGAGCTCGTGATGGGGATCGACCTGGTGCAATGGCAACTGCGCATCGCGCAGGGCGAGAAGCTGCCGATCACCGAGACGCCGGAGCCACAGGGCTGGGCTATCGAGTGCCGTATCACCTCGGAGGATCCGGCCAATGGATTCCTGCCGAGCACGGGGCGCATCACGCACCTGCAGTTGCCGGCGGGGCCTGGCGTGCGCTGGGATGGTGGCATCACTACGGGCTCCGAGGTCGGACTCTCCTATGATCCGATGCTCGCCAAGCTCATCGTGCACGCGCCGTCGCGGGAACTGGCGATCGCGCGGATGGAGCGCGCATTGCGCGAGTTGGTGATCTTTGGCGTCGAGACGTCGCGCGAGTTCCATCTGCGGATGATGGCCGATCCCGACTATCGCAGCGGGAACGTCACCATCCAGTGGCTCGAGCAGAAGCTACCGGAGATCCTCGCGCTGCGACCGTCTGCCGATTCGCAGCGGGCCTTGGCGATCGCCGCCGCGCTGCTTGCAGAAGCCGACCGTGGCTCCAAGCCGCAGATGGGCGCGCCTACGACTGCCGGAGCCGCGCCGCAGGGTGGGGCTGGTATCCCAGGTCCCGGCGGTGTGCCGAGCACCACGCGCACTGCCTGGACCGACCTCGCGCGTCGCGAAGGGCTACGCTAG
- a CDS encoding acyl-CoA carboxylase subunit beta, with amino-acid sequence MSQREKLDLLAQRRAESELGGGAARLKAQHDKGKLSARERLDVLLDDGSFVEMDRFVTHRSTDFGLDAQKPYGDGVVTGYGRIDGRLVYVFSQDFTVFGGSLSEAHASKICKVMDLAMQNGAPVIGLNDSGGARIQEGVVSLGGYADIFLRNTLASGVVPQISAILGPCAGGAVYSPAITDFVWMVRNTSYMFVTGPNVVKTVTHEDVTMEQLGGADTHGGTSGVSHFTAATELECLEGIRQLMRFIPSNNVDSAPRGTGTDPRDRRDEALLDVIPDNANKPYDIHDVIGRIVDDGEMLEVQKDFAQNIVCSFAHLGGHSVGIIANQPAVLAGVLDINASVKAARFIRFCDAFNIPIVTFEDVPGFLPGVAQEHGGIIKHGAKLLYAYCEATVPKLTVITRKAYGGAYDVMSSKHIRGDVNLAWPTAEIAVMGPKGAVEILFKKEIADAKDPQAAMDARVAEYTEKFANPYVAASRGYVDDIIDPRDTRPRLIDALDVLQGKRQSNPPKKHGCIPL; translated from the coding sequence ATGTCCCAACGCGAGAAACTCGACCTCCTGGCCCAGCGCCGCGCCGAGTCCGAACTTGGCGGCGGTGCGGCCCGACTGAAGGCCCAGCACGACAAGGGCAAACTTTCCGCGCGTGAGCGCCTCGACGTGCTGCTCGACGACGGCTCCTTCGTGGAGATGGACCGCTTCGTCACGCATCGCAGCACGGACTTCGGCCTCGACGCCCAGAAGCCCTACGGAGACGGCGTCGTCACGGGCTACGGCCGCATCGATGGCCGCCTCGTGTACGTGTTCTCGCAGGATTTCACCGTCTTTGGCGGCTCGCTGTCGGAAGCCCACGCCTCGAAGATCTGCAAGGTGATGGACTTGGCGATGCAGAACGGCGCGCCGGTGATTGGCCTCAACGACTCCGGTGGCGCGCGCATCCAGGAGGGCGTGGTGTCGCTGGGCGGCTATGCCGACATCTTCCTGCGCAACACGCTGGCCTCGGGCGTGGTCCCGCAGATCAGCGCCATCCTCGGTCCCTGCGCGGGCGGGGCGGTGTACTCGCCGGCCATCACCGACTTCGTGTGGATGGTGCGCAATACGTCCTACATGTTCGTCACCGGCCCCAACGTGGTGAAGACGGTCACTCACGAGGACGTGACGATGGAGCAGTTGGGCGGCGCCGACACGCACGGCGGCACCAGCGGTGTATCGCATTTCACGGCGGCCACGGAACTCGAGTGCCTCGAGGGCATCCGCCAGCTGATGCGCTTCATCCCCAGCAACAACGTGGACTCTGCACCGCGCGGCACGGGCACCGACCCGCGAGACCGGCGTGACGAGGCACTGCTGGACGTTATTCCCGACAACGCCAACAAGCCCTACGACATCCACGATGTGATCGGTCGCATCGTGGATGACGGCGAGATGCTCGAGGTGCAGAAGGACTTCGCGCAGAACATCGTCTGCTCGTTTGCGCACTTGGGCGGACACTCTGTGGGCATCATCGCAAACCAGCCGGCGGTGCTGGCCGGCGTGCTGGACATCAATGCCAGCGTAAAGGCGGCGCGCTTCATCCGCTTCTGCGATGCCTTCAACATTCCGATCGTCACTTTCGAGGACGTACCGGGCTTCCTGCCGGGCGTGGCGCAGGAACACGGCGGCATCATCAAGCACGGCGCCAAGCTGCTCTACGCCTACTGCGAGGCCACGGTGCCCAAACTCACGGTGATCACGCGCAAAGCGTACGGCGGCGCGTACGACGTGATGAGCTCCAAGCACATTCGCGGCGACGTGAATCTGGCCTGGCCAACCGCTGAGATTGCGGTGATGGGGCCAAAGGGCGCGGTGGAGATTCTCTTCAAGAAGGAGATCGCGGACGCGAAGGATCCGCAGGCAGCGATGGATGCGCGCGTGGCGGAGTACACGGAGAAGTTCGCTAACCCATATGTGGCGGCGAGCCGTGGCTATGTGGATGACATCATCGACCCGCGCGATACGCGGCCGCGATTGATCGACGCGCTGGACGTGCTGCAGGGCAAGCGCCAGTCGAATCCGCCCAAGAAGCACGGGTGCATCCCGCTGTGA
- a CDS encoding ABC transporter permease, with the protein MGRLRGVLARLIGLGSGRRAEAELREELEAHLEFEVEENIRRGMAPDEARRAALAASGGLTQAAESVRRQRGIPLIEHAVSDLRYAVRSLLRSPAYTTASVLTLALGIGASAAVFSVVNRVLLHPAPFRDVEQLAVVWQTDRDAGNAHEPASIPDFVDFRLRSRSFQRLEAFTPSEPSLQVGAGDPERVAALGVTDGWFSTLDAPLRLGRGFTDEEGRVDGPRRVVISEALWLSHFDQRADVLGRTLRLNDIEWEIIGVAAQGADFGALQLLRTANYQRGFADRGGRPRVDVWVPLRLSPQASRENHPIFVLGRLQVGATLAAAKLEMEQIGADLEREYPHSNNARGANVEAFGDVVFAEARQPLWLLVVAVCLVLLVACVNVTNLALARATNRAREVTVRTALGATAGRLTAQFIAEGAVLVGAGLGLGVLLASGTVSFLRGVAPASLPRVGELRLDLSVLAISAGIAAVIGICIGLLPALHARRANLASALQAGGRASSGSRRQRSARSALVITELAMATALTVGAALLIRSLWELQSVDPGFEASQVLKAEFQLPPSRYPQNFAVFPNWPERLRFIEDVRSRVGALPGVEAVALATANPMDAGFTSSIVVVGREAEAERWPEPSIRTVSAGYFEALRVPLVEGRSFTDGDDGSSAPVVILNESARRTFFDGRDALNASLRLWGFERRVVGIIEGERIHGLAREAPPAVYLPLGQAPTPSAILVRTTGEPSTQIAALRQAVRDVDPQLALFGIEPLEDTISGSLAQRRFTMLLLATFAGLALALAVVGVHGVLSYSVAQRSREIGIRVALGADLQNVRRLVVLEGMRLAVFGILAGLAGALALSRGMQSLLFGVQAFDAGTFALVSTALAAVALLACWSPASRAARVDPMEVLRGE; encoded by the coding sequence ATGGGGCGCCTGCGTGGTGTGCTTGCGCGCCTGATTGGCCTCGGCAGTGGCCGCCGCGCCGAGGCTGAACTCCGAGAGGAACTGGAGGCGCACCTTGAGTTCGAGGTCGAGGAGAACATCCGTCGCGGAATGGCTCCGGACGAGGCGCGGCGTGCGGCTCTGGCGGCGTCTGGCGGGCTGACGCAGGCCGCCGAGTCGGTGCGCCGACAGCGGGGCATTCCGTTGATCGAACACGCCGTCTCCGACCTGCGCTACGCGGTCCGCTCACTGCTGCGCAGCCCGGCGTACACTACGGCCTCGGTGCTCACCCTCGCCTTGGGCATCGGCGCAAGCGCCGCTGTGTTCAGCGTCGTGAATCGCGTGCTGCTGCATCCCGCGCCGTTCCGCGACGTGGAGCAACTGGCGGTCGTGTGGCAGACGGATCGCGACGCCGGCAACGCGCACGAGCCGGCATCGATTCCGGACTTCGTCGATTTCCGTCTCCGAAGCCGAAGCTTCCAGCGCCTGGAGGCCTTCACGCCCTCTGAGCCGAGCCTTCAGGTCGGTGCTGGCGATCCAGAGCGCGTGGCAGCGCTCGGCGTGACCGATGGGTGGTTCAGCACGCTCGACGCCCCGTTGCGACTCGGGCGCGGCTTCACTGATGAAGAGGGCAGGGTCGACGGGCCGCGCCGCGTAGTGATCAGTGAGGCGTTGTGGCTCTCGCACTTCGACCAGCGCGCGGACGTGCTCGGCCGCACGCTTCGCCTCAACGACATCGAATGGGAGATCATCGGCGTCGCGGCGCAGGGGGCGGACTTCGGCGCGCTGCAGTTGCTGCGTACGGCGAACTACCAGCGGGGCTTCGCTGACCGCGGGGGCCGGCCGCGCGTGGACGTTTGGGTCCCACTTCGGCTGAGCCCGCAGGCCTCGCGCGAGAACCATCCGATCTTCGTGCTCGGACGCCTTCAGGTCGGCGCCACGCTCGCTGCCGCGAAGTTGGAGATGGAACAGATTGGCGCCGACCTCGAGCGCGAGTATCCGCATTCCAACAACGCCCGCGGCGCCAATGTCGAGGCCTTTGGCGACGTCGTGTTCGCCGAAGCTCGGCAGCCGCTTTGGCTGCTCGTGGTCGCCGTGTGCTTGGTGCTGCTGGTGGCCTGCGTGAACGTGACGAATCTCGCGTTGGCGCGTGCGACGAACCGCGCCCGCGAGGTTACGGTGCGTACGGCACTCGGCGCGACCGCGGGTCGGTTGACGGCGCAGTTCATCGCTGAGGGCGCCGTGTTGGTTGGCGCGGGCCTCGGTCTTGGCGTGCTGCTGGCATCCGGCACAGTGAGCTTCCTGCGCGGTGTCGCTCCCGCCTCGTTGCCGCGCGTGGGCGAGCTTCGCCTCGATCTCTCCGTCCTTGCAATCAGCGCCGGCATCGCGGCCGTGATCGGCATCTGCATCGGGTTGCTGCCTGCGTTGCACGCGCGCCGCGCGAACCTTGCGTCGGCGTTGCAGGCGGGCGGCCGCGCGTCGTCAGGCAGCCGCAGGCAGCGCAGCGCACGCTCTGCGCTCGTCATCACGGAACTGGCGATGGCGACGGCGCTGACGGTCGGCGCCGCGCTGCTCATCCGCAGCCTGTGGGAGCTGCAGAGTGTGGACCCAGGCTTCGAGGCCTCGCAGGTCCTCAAGGCGGAGTTCCAGCTGCCGCCGTCGCGGTATCCACAGAACTTCGCCGTGTTCCCGAACTGGCCCGAGCGCCTGCGGTTCATCGAGGACGTGCGTTCGCGCGTCGGGGCGCTGCCTGGCGTCGAGGCTGTCGCGCTCGCGACCGCGAATCCAATGGATGCGGGCTTCACCAGCTCAATCGTGGTCGTCGGGCGCGAAGCAGAAGCGGAGCGCTGGCCGGAGCCGAGTATCCGCACCGTGAGCGCGGGATACTTCGAGGCGCTTCGTGTGCCGCTGGTCGAAGGCCGCAGCTTCACCGACGGCGACGACGGCTCGTCCGCACCCGTCGTGATCCTCAACGAGAGTGCGCGGCGCACCTTCTTCGATGGACGCGACGCCCTCAATGCCTCGTTGCGGCTCTGGGGCTTCGAGCGGCGGGTGGTCGGCATCATCGAGGGCGAGCGCATTCACGGGTTGGCGCGCGAGGCGCCGCCGGCCGTGTACCTCCCACTGGGGCAGGCGCCGACGCCAAGCGCCATCCTCGTGCGCACGACCGGCGAGCCAAGCACGCAGATCGCTGCGTTGCGTCAAGCCGTGCGTGATGTGGACCCGCAGCTCGCCCTGTTCGGCATCGAGCCGCTCGAGGACACCATCTCGGGTTCGCTCGCGCAACGCCGCTTCACGATGCTGCTGCTCGCCACCTTCGCGGGACTAGCGCTCGCACTCGCGGTGGTTGGCGTGCACGGCGTCCTGAGCTACTCCGTCGCGCAGCGTAGCCGGGAGATCGGCATTCGGGTCGCGCTCGGCGCGGACCTGCAGAACGTGCGGCGGCTGGTGGTGCTCGAAGGAATGCGCCTCGCGGTCTTCGGCATCCTGGCCGGGTTGGCCGGCGCGCTCGCCCTCTCGCGAGGCATGCAGTCGCTGCTCTTTGGGGTGCAGGCCTTCGACGCGGGCACATTCGCGCTGGTCTCGACGGCGCTGGCGGCCGTTGCGCTGCTCGCCTGCTGGTCGCCCGCAAGCCGCGCGGCGCGGGTGGACCCGATGGAGGTGCTGCGAGGGGAGTAG
- a CDS encoding PadR family transcriptional regulator produces MTDRLQVPPGTLALMVLKTLDVLGPLHGYGIARRVEETSGNRVSLNYGTLYPALLKLEQEGYVASEWRQSENNRRAKYYRLTASGRRRLERETREWYATADLIAAFLRPVAES; encoded by the coding sequence GTGACGGACCGCCTGCAGGTCCCGCCGGGCACACTGGCCCTGATGGTGCTCAAGACCCTGGATGTCCTCGGCCCCTTGCACGGCTACGGCATCGCCCGGCGCGTCGAGGAGACGAGCGGGAACCGCGTGAGCCTCAACTACGGCACGCTCTACCCGGCGCTGCTGAAGCTCGAACAGGAGGGCTACGTCGCGAGCGAGTGGCGCCAGAGCGAGAACAACCGCCGCGCCAAGTACTACCGACTCACGGCGAGCGGGCGCCGGCGGCTCGAGCGCGAGACGCGTGAGTGGTACGCGACAGCCGATCTCATCGCCGCGTTCCTGCGGCCGGTGGCGGAGTCCTGA